TCATATCTTGATCATCTGCCTGTGCAGATCCAGGGCGCACATACATGAAGAGAAGGGGGCCATAGTATAAAGACACAGATAAGAGATGGGCTCCACAGGTGAAGAAGGCTTTCCTTATGCCTTGTAGagacttcttttttaagactgtaaAAAGAACTAATGTGTAAGAAATAACAACTATCAGAATGGTGAGCATCTGAATTgacccagaaaaaataaatactatgagGATATTAACAGAAGGATAAgtgcaagaaattttaaataatggcatGATGTCACAGTAAAAGTGATGTATTATGTTAGTATTACAGAAGGttaatctgattaaaaaagaactatgaaTTATGGCATGAAGAAGGCCACCAAAAAGGGACAAAACTATTAGCCGGATGCACAGTGTATTGGACATAATGACTGGATAAAGTAATGGTTTGCATATGGCCACATACCGATCATATGCCATTGATGCCAACAGAAAACATTCTGTGGTCGCACTGACTacgaaagaaaaaaactgtatcaTGCATTCCGAGAGAGAGATCATCTTGCTCTTGGCAAAGAAGTTGACCAACATCTTGGGGGATACTGTGGATGATAACCAAGCATCCACAAATGCCAGACTCCCAAGGAATAAGTACATGGGGATGTGAAGCTGAGGGTCATTCCATATGAGAGCAATCAGACCAAGGTTCNAAATCAGACCAAGGTTCCCCACCATTGTGATGAGATACATAACCAAGAACACCTGGAACAAGGGAATTTGCCACTCTGGTTGATATGTGAGTCCCGAGAGAACAAACTCTTCCAGCTCGgttgtatttttagtttccataTTCTTAATAGATGACCGCTGAAATTTAATATGacaaatgtaaaaagaacattgattaaatatgtaaaaaacaaTTCGGTGAAGGTAACTGAAATAAAACCATACA
This is a stretch of genomic DNA from Ailuropoda melanoleuca isolate Jingjing unplaced genomic scaffold, ASM200744v2 unplaced-scaffold16372, whole genome shotgun sequence. It encodes these proteins:
- the LOC100480147 gene encoding olfactory receptor 5H2-like yields the protein METKNTTELEEFVLSGLTYQPEWQIPLFQVFLVMYLITMVGNLGLIXNLGLIALIWNDPQLHIPMYLFLGSLAFVDAWLSSTVSPKMLVNFFAKSKMISLSECMIQFFSFVVSATTECFLLASMAYDRYVAICKPLLYPVIMSNTLCIRLIVLSLFGGLLHAIIHSSFLIRLTFCNTNIIHHFYCDIMPLFKISCTYPSVNILIVFIFSGSIQMLTILIVVISYTLVLFTVLKKKSLQGIRKAFFTCGAHLLSVSLYYGPLLFMYVRPGSAQADDQD